The following proteins are encoded in a genomic region of Elusimicrobiota bacterium:
- a CDS encoding helix-turn-helix transcriptional regulator, which yields MKRQKGRGTTLRQYLRGEMKDPEFRRLYQEADIELRVALEITKAREAHKMSQRELAEALKTKQQTVSRIERGAQNVTIATLEKIAKALGLGLQIRFVPAGA from the coding sequence ATGAAAAGACAAAAGGGAAGAGGCACGACTCTCCGGCAGTATCTGCGCGGTGAGATGAAGGACCCCGAATTCCGGCGCCTCTACCAAGAAGCCGACATCGAACTCCGCGTCGCGCTGGAGATCACCAAGGCTCGCGAGGCCCACAAAATGAGCCAACGCGAACTAGCCGAGGCCCTCAAGACCAAACAGCAGACCGTCTCCCGCATCGAGCGCGGCGCCCAGAACGTCACCATCGCCACCCTGGAAAAGATCGCCAAAGCGCTGGGCCTGGGCCTCCAGATCCGCTTCGTCCCAGCCGGCGCCTAG